From a single Deinococcus humi genomic region:
- a CDS encoding lysophospholipid acyltransferase family protein, which yields MSDAARPEPTGSVPLRDSTRPTAAAKPAPAEPAPPQVDPRVYRAVVALTYLPVMFSGAHLEVHGREHVPPPGTPLVIAANHRANIDPFMVARALPPGRFVQFMAKKELFVPVIGWIISTGGSFPVDRSGNDLGAVRMAVRILKKGGTVGIFPQGTRGGPALQGGVALIAAKARAPILPAGICREGRRWIVRFGAPIEAQGGIKQVTAELGERLRELAQPVGERV from the coding sequence ATGAGCGACGCCGCCCGCCCCGAGCCTACCGGCTCCGTACCGCTCCGCGATTCCACGCGGCCCACCGCCGCGGCCAAGCCTGCTCCAGCCGAGCCAGCACCGCCTCAGGTGGACCCCAGGGTCTACCGCGCTGTTGTGGCCCTGACCTACCTGCCGGTTATGTTCAGCGGCGCCCACCTGGAGGTGCACGGGCGCGAGCATGTGCCGCCCCCCGGGACACCGTTGGTCATCGCGGCCAACCACCGGGCCAACATCGACCCGTTTATGGTGGCCCGCGCCCTACCGCCGGGGCGCTTCGTGCAGTTCATGGCGAAAAAGGAACTGTTCGTGCCGGTCATCGGCTGGATCATCAGCACGGGCGGCAGCTTTCCGGTGGACCGCTCCGGGAACGATCTGGGGGCCGTCCGCATGGCGGTCCGGATTCTGAAGAAGGGCGGCACGGTGGGCATCTTTCCGCAGGGCACGCGCGGCGGCCCGGCCTTGCAAGGCGGCGTGGCCCTCATTGCCGCCAAGGCGCGCGCCCCGATTCTGCCCGCGGGCATCTGCCGCGAGGGCAGGCGCTGGATCGTGCGTTTCGGTGCGCCCATCGAGGCCCAGGGGGGCATCAAGCAGGTAACGGCAGAACTGGGCGAGCGCTTGCGGGAACTGGCACAACCTGTGGGTGAGCGGGTCTAG
- a CDS encoding SDR family oxidoreductase: protein MKIAVIGAAGGVGRRVVAQATKAGHEVMALVRREEQADMMSLYGAEPVMGDLEGDWQSVLGGAEAVVWAAGGGAGGDFRAIDGEALKHVTDVLAERGPKRFVVVSSMGVDRPEQMPPFLQQVLRVKAEADSHVQGSELDWTIVRPGGLSDQPGSGMVTVDTHMPSGSIPRDDVAALVLACLGEPSTVGKTFEVVAGDQGISDAIEGLASQ from the coding sequence ATGAAGATCGCAGTGATCGGTGCGGCGGGCGGTGTGGGCCGCCGGGTGGTGGCGCAAGCCACCAAAGCAGGACATGAAGTGATGGCCCTGGTGCGCCGCGAGGAACAGGCCGACATGATGTCTCTGTACGGCGCAGAACCCGTGATGGGTGATCTGGAAGGCGACTGGCAGAGTGTGCTGGGCGGTGCGGAAGCGGTGGTGTGGGCCGCAGGTGGTGGTGCGGGCGGCGACTTCAGAGCCATTGACGGTGAGGCGCTTAAGCACGTGACCGACGTGCTGGCAGAGCGTGGACCCAAACGCTTCGTGGTGGTCAGCAGCATGGGCGTGGACCGCCCGGAGCAGATGCCGCCCTTCCTGCAACAGGTTCTCAGGGTCAAGGCCGAGGCGGACAGCCACGTGCAGGGCAGCGAGCTGGACTGGACCATTGTTCGACCTGGCGGGCTGTCGGACCAGCCCGGCAGCGGCATGGTCACGGTGGACACCCACATGCCCAGCGGCAGCATTCCGCGTGACGATGTGGCGGCTCTGGTACTGGCCTGCCTGGGCGAACCGTCCACTGTGGGCAAGACTTTCGAGGTTGTGGCGGGCGATCAGGGCATCTCGGACGCCATCGAGGGTCTGGCGTCTCAGTAA
- a CDS encoding alpha/beta hydrolase gives MVQVRFVIPELPPQTPEGTLFLTGTHRNWRDDPAGWTFERMGGEAVLDAHLPEGALLEVKVRLLHDGQVTEEGDVWGGRAPAHKAVVSGDIEIRLHLGGWQDSGQGRSRPSASAPPREEWELAAPWGPQVVRLWWPASPTGQPLPLLILHDGQNVFDEAVTFAGQSWNVARAAQILADENRPCLIAALSVNHERSRRYVPFPFELNGFQPGADEYLDWIAGTLKPALRERFGAVDAPHTALAGSSFGGLITLYGGLRAPLEFGTLGVFSPAIFPADFELLRWMEGRTAPRSRVWLDMGDREADSLQGAAEMVALTHDLAARLRPKVREVQVTIGENHWHDEAAWAARFPAFLRWWLEGLSVQASR, from the coding sequence ATGGTCCAGGTTCGTTTCGTGATTCCTGAATTGCCGCCGCAGACGCCCGAGGGCACCCTTTTCCTGACTGGAACACACCGGAACTGGAGGGATGATCCGGCGGGCTGGACCTTCGAGCGTATGGGCGGTGAAGCTGTGCTGGACGCCCATTTGCCCGAGGGAGCATTGCTGGAGGTCAAGGTCCGGTTGCTTCATGACGGACAGGTTACCGAGGAGGGTGACGTCTGGGGAGGCCGTGCCCCCGCCCATAAGGCCGTGGTGAGCGGCGACATAGAGATTCGCCTCCACCTGGGGGGCTGGCAGGACTCTGGGCAGGGCAGGAGTCGGCCCTCCGCCTCTGCGCCGCCGCGAGAGGAGTGGGAACTGGCGGCTCCCTGGGGACCACAGGTGGTCCGGCTGTGGTGGCCTGCTTCGCCCACGGGGCAACCGTTGCCCCTGTTGATCCTGCACGACGGCCAGAACGTCTTCGACGAGGCCGTGACCTTCGCGGGACAGAGCTGGAACGTCGCCCGAGCGGCCCAGATCCTTGCCGATGAAAACCGTCCGTGCCTGATCGCTGCCCTGAGCGTGAACCACGAACGAAGCCGCCGATACGTGCCCTTTCCCTTTGAACTCAACGGCTTCCAGCCTGGCGCAGACGAGTACCTGGACTGGATTGCAGGGACGCTGAAACCGGCCTTGAGAGAACGCTTTGGTGCGGTGGACGCGCCCCACACTGCCCTGGCCGGGTCGTCGTTCGGCGGCCTGATCACGCTGTACGGTGGCCTACGTGCTCCGCTCGAGTTCGGCACGTTGGGGGTGTTCAGTCCGGCGATCTTCCCCGCCGATTTCGAGCTGTTGCGCTGGATGGAAGGGCGCACGGCCCCCCGAAGTCGCGTCTGGCTCGACATGGGTGACCGCGAGGCCGATTCCTTGCAGGGCGCGGCGGAGATGGTGGCCCTGACCCATGACCTGGCCGCTCGCCTGCGCCCAAAAGTGCGGGAAGTTCAGGTTACCATCGGGGAAAACCACTGGCACGACGAGGCGGCGTGGGCAGCGCGTTTTCCGGCGTTCCTGCGTTGGTGGCTGGAAGGCCTGTCTGTCCAGGCCTCCCGGTAA
- the lon gene encoding endopeptidase La: MPTENLNLPKIVPVCPVRGSVIYPTMVQHIDASRSISINAIEAAMNAEKVILIVSQKDKDVDDPKGADLYDVGTACNVLRVRKNPDGTVQMLVSAVARVKVGKYTEGDHLRASITELPVPADDQVELQALSRELRERFEVIAGNGKISSESVQTINGKDDVGEMADHIAFNLDFKLEDKQALLEAVRLTDRIRTLLTLLDTEQEVQAVQAKIRAQVKEEIDKNQREYYLREQMKVIQKELQGGEDGEEGDEAEVFRAKIDALDLKPDVKKEIDREVNRLARMHPDAAEASVIRTYLTWVTELPWNERSEDRLDVEEAAQVLDEDHYGLEKVKDRVLEFLAVRRLRKERAERGELSAEDVNKGPILVFTGPPGVGKTSIAQSIAKALGRKYVRIALGGARDESDIRGHRRTYIGAMPGRLIQGIRTAGTKNPVILLDEVDKLGSSYQGDPSAALLEVLDPAQNQNFTDHYLGVAFDLSEVMFIATANYPEQIPAALMDRMEVIDFSSYIEQEKLEIAKRYLMPRQLTQNGLKPNQISFTDAALERLISHYTREAGVRNLEREIGTVARKVARRIATGEVKRVKVTDKELERYLGQARHTPETENREDMVGVSTGMFYTPVGGDILFVETSIMPGKGLVLTGQLGDVMKESARAALTYIKSNAERFHIDRARIDDSEIHVHVPAGAIPKEGPSAGGAMVTSLISALTGIPARHDVAMTGEMTLTGRYLPIGGLKEKVLGARRAGIKHIIMPKANEPDLRDIPVHLRSSMRFHPAETVDQVLDVALVGGLKALETPRAGEAAAPPTKRRPARRGSGASA, encoded by the coding sequence ATGCCCACCGAGAATCTAAATCTTCCCAAAATCGTCCCCGTCTGCCCGGTTCGCGGCAGCGTGATCTACCCGACGATGGTGCAGCACATTGACGCCAGCCGCTCCATCTCCATCAATGCCATCGAGGCGGCCATGAACGCCGAGAAGGTCATCCTGATCGTGTCCCAGAAGGACAAGGATGTAGATGATCCCAAGGGCGCGGATCTCTACGACGTGGGCACCGCTTGCAATGTGCTGCGCGTCCGCAAGAACCCCGACGGCACCGTGCAGATGCTGGTCAGCGCCGTGGCCCGCGTCAAGGTGGGCAAGTACACCGAGGGCGACCACCTGCGCGCCAGCATCACGGAACTCCCCGTCCCCGCTGACGATCAGGTGGAGTTGCAGGCGCTGAGCCGAGAGCTGCGCGAGCGCTTCGAGGTCATCGCAGGCAACGGCAAGATCAGCAGCGAGAGCGTGCAGACCATCAACGGCAAGGACGACGTGGGCGAGATGGCTGACCACATCGCCTTCAACCTGGATTTCAAGCTGGAAGACAAGCAGGCGCTGCTGGAAGCCGTGCGCCTGACCGACCGCATCCGCACGCTGCTGACGTTGTTGGATACCGAGCAGGAAGTGCAGGCCGTGCAGGCCAAGATTCGCGCCCAGGTCAAGGAAGAGATCGACAAGAACCAGCGCGAGTACTATCTGCGCGAGCAGATGAAGGTCATCCAGAAGGAACTGCAGGGTGGTGAGGACGGCGAGGAAGGCGATGAGGCCGAGGTGTTCCGCGCCAAGATCGACGCGCTGGACCTCAAGCCCGACGTGAAGAAGGAAATTGACCGCGAGGTCAACCGCCTGGCCCGCATGCACCCCGACGCCGCCGAGGCCTCGGTCATCCGGACCTACCTGACCTGGGTCACTGAGCTGCCGTGGAACGAGCGCAGCGAGGACCGCCTGGACGTCGAGGAAGCCGCGCAGGTGCTGGACGAGGACCACTACGGTCTGGAAAAGGTCAAGGACCGCGTGCTGGAATTCCTGGCCGTGCGCCGCCTCCGCAAGGAGCGCGCCGAACGCGGTGAGCTGAGCGCAGAGGACGTGAACAAGGGACCGATCCTGGTCTTCACCGGCCCTCCCGGCGTGGGTAAGACCAGCATCGCGCAGAGCATCGCCAAGGCGCTGGGGCGTAAATACGTGCGGATCGCCCTGGGCGGCGCACGCGACGAGTCCGACATTCGCGGTCACCGCCGCACCTACATCGGCGCGATGCCAGGCCGTTTGATCCAGGGCATCCGCACGGCCGGCACCAAGAACCCGGTGATCCTGCTCGACGAGGTGGACAAGCTGGGCAGCTCCTATCAGGGCGATCCCAGTGCGGCGCTGCTCGAAGTACTGGACCCCGCGCAGAACCAGAACTTCACCGATCACTACTTGGGCGTGGCTTTCGACCTCAGCGAAGTGATGTTCATCGCCACCGCCAACTATCCCGAGCAGATTCCCGCCGCGCTGATGGACCGCATGGAAGTGATCGACTTCTCCAGCTACATTGAGCAGGAGAAGCTGGAAATCGCCAAACGGTACCTGATGCCGCGTCAGCTGACGCAGAACGGCCTGAAGCCCAATCAGATCTCCTTTACCGACGCTGCGCTGGAAAGGCTGATCAGCCACTACACCCGCGAGGCCGGAGTCCGTAATCTGGAGCGCGAGATCGGCACAGTGGCCCGCAAGGTGGCCCGCCGCATCGCCACCGGTGAGGTCAAGCGCGTCAAGGTGACGGACAAGGAACTGGAGCGTTACCTGGGTCAGGCCCGTCATACCCCGGAGACAGAGAACCGCGAGGACATGGTGGGCGTCTCTACCGGGATGTTCTACACCCCCGTCGGCGGCGACATCCTGTTCGTGGAAACCTCGATCATGCCCGGCAAGGGGCTGGTGTTAACCGGACAGCTCGGAGACGTCATGAAGGAGTCGGCCCGCGCCGCACTGACCTATATCAAGAGCAACGCCGAACGCTTCCACATCGACCGCGCCCGCATTGACGACAGTGAGATTCACGTTCACGTGCCCGCCGGAGCGATTCCCAAGGAAGGTCCCAGCGCAGGCGGCGCGATGGTCACCAGCCTGATCAGCGCCCTGACTGGCATCCCCGCCCGCCACGACGTGGCCATGACGGGCGAAATGACCCTGACCGGGCGGTACCTGCCCATCGGTGGCCTGAAGGAAAAAGTGCTGGGCGCGCGCCGCGCGGGCATCAAGCACATCATCATGCCCAAGGCCAACGAGCCGGACCTGCGCGATATCCCGGTTCACCTGCGCTCCAGCATGCGTTTCCACCCTGCCGAGACGGTGGACCAGGTTCTGGACGTCGCTCTGGTAGGCGGCCTGAAAGCCCTGGAAACCCCTCGGGCTGGCGAGGCGGCCGCCCCGCCCACCAAGCGCCGTCCGGCGCGGCGCGGTTCGGGCGCCAGCGCATAA
- a CDS encoding YqgE/AlgH family protein: MSGPLTFLVASPHLHGEVFGGTVILLLEHDANGAMGLIVNAPTPQPVSELMAEAEGQDVPAWLGGPVDPTLGWCLYPEALELDGEIQLVKGLNVSSSLDVLRAVMESAQPYMLVLGYAGWSAGQLAEEARAGAWVWVEQDTPDLLWTVPAADRWSEALRRLGVVPSTIMPGGAQA; this comes from the coding sequence ATGAGTGGGCCCCTGACTTTTCTGGTTGCCAGTCCTCACCTGCACGGCGAGGTCTTCGGCGGCACCGTCATTCTGCTGCTGGAACATGACGCGAACGGCGCCATGGGCCTGATCGTCAACGCGCCGACGCCGCAACCCGTCTCAGAGCTGATGGCCGAGGCCGAAGGCCAGGATGTGCCGGCGTGGCTGGGCGGCCCGGTGGATCCCACGCTGGGCTGGTGCCTGTATCCGGAGGCGCTGGAACTGGACGGCGAGATCCAGCTGGTGAAGGGCCTGAACGTGTCCAGCAGTCTGGACGTGCTGCGCGCCGTGATGGAAAGCGCTCAGCCCTACATGCTGGTGCTGGGCTACGCCGGCTGGAGCGCCGGACAACTGGCCGAGGAAGCGCGGGCAGGTGCCTGGGTCTGGGTGGAACAGGACACGCCGGATCTGCTGTGGACCGTTCCGGCGGCGGACCGTTGGAGCGAGGCGCTGCGCCGGCTGGGTGTGGTTCCCAGCACCATCATGCCGGGTGGGGCGCAGGCCTGA
- the murA gene encoding UDP-N-acetylglucosamine 1-carboxyvinyltransferase — MQLTPLHIKGGRALSGEITVQHSKNAALPVIVATLLSREPVTLHGIPRLSDVYTILDLMAHLGTQHKWVGDNSLELYTPEILNTDAPYALVSKMRASFIVMGAILARAGQATVSMPGGCAWGPRPVDQHVKAFRALGVTLTEDGGNFDAWREGSLNGHFVFELLTVGGTHNAILASVLGDGVVVLDNASIDTDVVDMVEFLNSLGADITGAGTNTITVRGVPELRGGSYTVIPDRIEAGTFMMLAAATRCKLKVKNVRPDHLRAVTAKLQEMGVQITEDGTTLIVDATGTELKAVNVTTQSYPGFPTDLQPQMSALLATVPGTSVVQDPVYPDRLTHVAELHRMGANITVSGYTQVIQGAKLHAAPVKAADLRAGAALFIAGLTTEGETVIDGVQYLNRGYERLAERLRGIGANVQQHDLALAMD; from the coding sequence ATGCAATTAACCCCACTTCACATCAAGGGTGGCCGCGCACTCAGCGGCGAAATTACCGTCCAACACAGCAAGAATGCTGCCCTGCCGGTGATTGTCGCCACCCTGCTGAGCCGTGAGCCAGTGACATTGCACGGCATTCCGCGCCTCAGTGACGTCTACACCATCCTGGATCTGATGGCGCACCTGGGCACGCAGCACAAGTGGGTGGGCGACAACAGCCTTGAACTGTACACCCCCGAAATTCTGAACACCGACGCGCCCTATGCCCTGGTGAGCAAGATGCGCGCCAGCTTTATCGTGATGGGCGCGATCCTGGCCCGCGCCGGGCAGGCCACCGTCAGCATGCCGGGAGGCTGCGCCTGGGGTCCGCGGCCAGTGGACCAGCACGTCAAGGCCTTCCGTGCGCTGGGCGTGACCCTGACCGAGGACGGCGGCAATTTCGATGCGTGGCGCGAGGGCAGCCTGAACGGGCATTTCGTCTTTGAGCTGCTGACCGTGGGCGGCACCCACAACGCCATCCTGGCCTCCGTGCTGGGCGACGGTGTCGTGGTGCTGGACAACGCGAGCATCGACACCGATGTGGTGGATATGGTGGAGTTCCTGAACTCGCTGGGCGCGGACATCACAGGTGCGGGAACCAACACCATCACGGTGCGGGGCGTGCCTGAACTGCGCGGAGGATCCTATACGGTGATCCCGGACCGCATTGAGGCCGGGACGTTCATGATGCTGGCCGCCGCCACCCGCTGCAAGCTGAAGGTCAAGAATGTGCGCCCCGATCACCTGCGCGCGGTGACTGCCAAATTGCAGGAGATGGGCGTGCAGATCACCGAGGACGGCACCACCCTGATCGTCGACGCCACCGGTACAGAGCTGAAGGCGGTCAACGTGACCACCCAGAGCTACCCCGGTTTCCCCACGGATCTGCAGCCGCAGATGAGCGCCCTGCTCGCCACTGTCCCCGGCACCAGCGTCGTGCAGGACCCGGTCTACCCCGACCGGTTGACCCACGTCGCCGAGTTGCACCGCATGGGAGCGAACATTACCGTCAGCGGCTACACCCAGGTCATTCAGGGTGCAAAGCTTCACGCCGCCCCGGTCAAGGCTGCCGACCTGCGCGCTGGAGCGGCGCTGTTCATCGCCGGCCTGACCACAGAGGGCGAGACGGTCATTGACGGCGTGCAGTACCTGAACCGGGGGTACGAGCGTCTGGCCGAACGCCTGCGCGGTATCGGGGCCAATGTGCAGCAGCACGATCTGGCCCTGGCGATGGACTGA